The genomic segment CGTGTCCCTGCAGGCACTGCCTGGGGACGTGGGCAAGTGAGTGGCCCCCGCCGGCCCGTGCCATACTACGGCCCTGGCCCGCCCCCCGCCTCCCCACCTTGCTCTCATGTCCACCCTGGTTTCTCCCGCAGCCTCGCCAACCTGGTGACCCTGGAGCTGCGGGAGAACCTGCTCAAGTCTCTGCCTGCGTGAGTGTGATGGGCGCTCTCTGCCTGCGTGAGTGTGCCGGGTGTTGGAGCCGCAGCCTGAGCAGCACTGGCAGCCATGTTTTCTCCACAGGTCCCTGTCTTTCCTGGTcaagctggagcagctggacctgggAGGCAACGACCTGGAAGTGCTGGTGCGGGGTGCTGCCAAGGGTGTGGTGGGAGGGCAGGTCCTGGGACGGACAGGCTGAGCGCCCACCCAGCCCACAACTGTGGCCACGCCCTATCCTAACCCTATCCACAGCCTCAGTGTGCTCTCCCCGCCCGCAGCCCCACCCATGGCCTCACCTGCCTTCTCTCACCTGCAGCCAGACACCCTGGGGGCACTGCCCAACCTGCGGGAGCTGTGGCTGGACCGGAACCAGCTGTCTGCGCTGCCCCCGGTAAgtgaggccctgcacctgctggccgcTGCTCTCCAGATCCTGCCTGTTCTGAGTGCCCGCCCGTCGGCAGGAGCTGGGCAACCTGCGCCGCCTGGTGTGTCTGGATGTGTCGGAGAACCGGCTGCAGCAGTTGCCCGTGGAGCTGGGCGGGCTGGCACTGCTCACGGACCTGCTGCTCTCACAGAACCTGCTGCAGCGGCTGCCCGACGGCATCGGTCAGTGTGCCTGCTTCCGGGGCAGCTGGGCTTGGCCCAGGCCTACATCCGACCCCCCAACCCTGTTTCCGTGTCTCCCACCCGCCAGGCCAGCTGAAGCAGCTGTCCATCCTGAAGGTGGACCAGAACCGCCTGTGTGAAGTGACCGAGGCGATCGGAGACTGCGAGAACCTGTCGGAGCTGATCCTCACGGAGAACCTGCTGACGGTGGGGAGCCCAGCTGGTGGGCGGCTGGCTGAGGGCGAGGCCCAGGGGGCGGTGGGCAGCTGGCTGAGGGCGAGGCCCAGGGGGCGGTGGGGTCCTGTGGCCTGTGGATggactgcacccacatgggagggtcCTTGGTGGTAGGCGGTCCTGCTGTGTTTGAAGGCTTCCCGGCTTACATGGAAGGGAGAGTAGCAGCAGGCCGTAACTGACTGCTGTAGCAAAGGCTGTGCGAGGCAGAAGGCAGCAGTTCTGCCCAGATGTCTAAactggtacaggggcccaagcacgggACTGGCAtctactactctcccaggccatggGCCAGTGGAAGCAGCTGGCATGTGGGTGGCGTTTGCTAACCCTGAGCCCCACGCGGCCGGCCCTGCTGGGGCTTGGGCAgaggctggggagcaggtgggacGGAGCTCGGAGCGCTGTTGGGCCCGTGCCTCATTGACCCACTGCCGCCCAGGCGCTGCCCCGCTCTCTGGGGAGGCTGACGAAGCTGACCAACCTCAATGTGGACCGGAACCACCTGGAATCCCTGCCCCCCGAGATCGGGGGCTGCGTGGCCCTCAGCGTACTCTCTCTCAGAGACAACCGCTTGGCCGCCCTGCCACCGGAGCTGGCACACTCAGCCGAGCTGCACGTGCTGGACGTGGCCGGGAACCAGTGAGTGCCAGCCCGCCCCACCTTGCGGTGCCCTGCCAGCCGCCGGCTGACCGCTGACCGTGCCCGCCCACAGGCTGCGGAGTCTGCCGCTGGCACTCACCCAGCTGCACCTCAAGGCGCTGTGGCTGGCCGAGAACCAGGCGCAGCCCATGCTGCACTTTCAGACAGAGGAGGACGGCCAGACCGGTGAGAAGGTGCTCACCTGCTACCTGCTGCCCCAGCAGCCCCTGTCAGGCCGCGGTAGGTCCCGGGCCGCTTGGGGGCGGGCAGCGGCATGGGCCAGGGAGTGAAAGGCAGCAGGTTGGACCCCGACCCCTGCCTCTCCTAGAGGCCCCCGGGCAGTGCAGCCCCTCCGAGAGCAGCGGCGACATCCCCCTGAGCCGTACTAGTGTCATCCAGTTCCTGGACGCACCTGCGGGGAGCGAGGACGCCGAGGAGGCTGCCGCTGAGAAGCGGGTACGGGGGTACCCCTGGCTCCTTCACGACCCCTCACCCCTATCCTGGCCCCCACCCTTTACCCCTGCCCCCATTGCAGGGCCTACAGCGGCGGGCCACGCCTCACCCCAGCGAGCTGAAGGTGATGAAGAGGGGTATAGAGGAACGTCGGGCCGAGGTCCCCGACCGGCCTGAGCCAGCTGGGCAGGTGGGCACTGGGGCCGGGACCCCACAAGCCACGGTGCCAGAGCTAGGACAGGCTGCCACGGCCCTGCACATGGCGGCCTGTGTCAGACGGCCAAGGGTCTGCAGGGGTGGGAACGGCCTGGGAGAGtgccacagcctggccctgccgcCTCGCAGGAGAAGCGCCTGAGCACCGAGTCCGCcttgagccaggagtctggggctGCCAGCAGCACGGCCAGTGAGCCCAGTGCCGCAGCGCCCGGGGCACAGGAAGGCACAGAGGAGTATGAGGAGgtgagggggcaggaggaggggctcTGCCCTGTGGGGGCAGGGCTGTGCCGGAGCCCCTGTCGGACGCCGGCCGTGCCTAGGCGCAGGGGTGGGGGCACCGTCTCACCCCGCCACCCGCACAGCCCACAGTGCGCTTTGCCGAGGATACACTGCTGTCCGGCCCAGAGGACGAGGGTCCCGAGGGGCAGCCGGAGGCGCCCTGGCCACTACCGGGTGGCAGGCAGCGGTTGATCCGCAAGGACACCCCACACTACAAGAAGCACTTCAGGGTCTGCgcgctgccccagccccaggccgtGGTGGCACTGCTGCAGGGGGCGCCGCCTGAGGGCCCCGGCCTGCCTAGCGACTGGCACAACGGCCCCCTCACGGCTTGGGCCCCAAGGGCCCgggccgaggaggaggaggaggaggaggagggggagcccAGCACTGAGGAAGAGGACAAGGAGGAGACCACGCCTCCCGTGCCCTCCGTCAAGGTGAGTGGCGGCCACAGCCCTGGTGCATGAGctgccagggaggcagcagctgcaccTGCACCCTGGTTACTTCCACGGCCTCAGCCACGCATGCCCGACTGCTGGCTGGTGGAGGAGACGTCCTGCCTGCCCTCGGAGCTGTCTGAGGGCGTTTCCGCTCGGTGCTTGAGGTGGCGGCGGTCCCGGCGGTGGCTGGTGGCAGCTGACCCCCCCTCGCTGGTCCTGTCTGACAGGGCGTGTCCTTCGACCAGGCCAATAACCTGCTGATCGAGCCTGCACGCattgaggaggaggaggtgtgtCCCACTGAGCGCTgccagcctggctgctgggcGAGGCTTCGGCAGGAGAGTGGGCCTGCGGGCAGCCTGGCCCTCCCGGACGCTGTGCCTCTGTTTGCAGCTCACGCTCACCATCGTGCGGCAGACCGGGGGCCTGGGCATCAGCATCGCAGGGGGCAAGGGTTCCACCCCCTACAAGGGCGACGACGAGgtgagccaggcctgggggcGCCTGCGGGCTCTCAGCTGGGACATCAGGCTGGCAGAACCTCGGGGAACCACCAGGCTCACGTGGGGCCTTCGGCAGTTTCTTGGCTCGCCCTGTGCCCCCGCCCCCCCAGACAGGGCCCTCCACGGTGGGAGCTGGCCCAGCCCCCCAGGGAGCAGCGCGGGAGGCCAGGGACTTGGAGCCGCTGTTGGTCCTGTCCTTCAGGGCGTCTTCATTTCACGGGTGTCGGAGGAGGGTCCCGCGGCCCGGGCCGGCGTACGAGTGGGCGACAAGCTCCTCGAGGTGAGCACAGGTGGAGTGGACAGGTAGGGCCGGCGGGGGGAACCCCGGGGGGGTCCAGCGGCCACACCAGCTGCACGCTTGGCCGGCCACCCCCCACAGGTGAACGGCGTGGCGCTCCAGGACGCGGAGCACCATGAAGCCGTGGAGGCCCTGCGTGGCGCAGGGGCAGCGGTGCGGATGCGCGTGTGGCGGGAGCGCATGGTGGAGCCAGAGAATGCGGTCACCGTCACGCCCCTGCGGCCCGAGGCCGACTACAGCCCCCGAGAGCGGCGGGGCAGCGCACGCCTGTCCCCAGCCTCGCCCCTGCGCCAGCGCCACGCCGCCTGCCTGGTCCGCAGCGACAAGGGGCTGGGTTTCAGCATTGCTGGGGGCAAGGGCTCCACGCCGTACCGTGCCGGGGACGGGGTAAGGCTGGGCAGGGCGGGGATTGGGTGGCCAGGGGTCAGCAGGTGTCCTGTGGGCCTCACAGGCCGCCCCTCCCGCACAGGGCATCTTCATCTCACGCATCGCCGAGGGTGGGGCCGCCCAGCGGGCCGGCACCCTGCAGGTCGGTGACCGCGTGCTCTCGGTGAGTGGGGTCTCGCTGCTCAGCACGCCTCTGCTCCGTTCCTCGCAAGGTCCCCCGTGTGACCCCAGTGCCCTGTCTCCCTCAGATCAATGGTGTGGACATGACAGAAGCCAGGCACGACCATGCTGTCTCCCTGCTGACCGCCGCTTCTCCCACCATCGCCCTGCTTCTGGAGCGGGAGGCTGGGGGCcccctgccaccctccccaccGCCCGTCACCACCCCTGCGGAGCCAGCGCCACTGCCAAGGCTGGCCCCCAGCCTGCTGGCCTCGGCCCTGGAGGGCCCGTACCCCGTGGAGGTGAGATGCAGTGGCCCTGAGGAACCTCCGCTTGCCCTCGGGTCCCTGCCTGACCAGGCTGTCCCGTGTCAGCAGGAGGTCCGCCTGCCACGAGCTGGGGGCCTGCTGGGGCTCAGCATCGTCGGGGGCTCCGACCACTCGAGCCACCCATTTGGTGTCCAGGAGCCTGGCGTGTTTATCTCCAAGGTGGGTTGCGGGTGAGCCGGCCGCACTGTGGCTGCTGGGCGTGTTCATCACAGCCCCACCGGCAGCTGCAACCCATTTCTGCAGGTGCAGCCGCGGGGCCTGGCCGCCCGCAGCGGCCTGCGTGTCGGGGACCGCATCCTGGCAGTGAATGGCCAGGACGTGCGGGAAGCCACGCACCAGGAGGCGGTGAGCGCGCTGCTGCGGCCGTGCCTAGAGCTGACCCTGCTGGTGCGGAGGGACCCGCCGCCCCCGGGCATGCGGGAGCTGCGCATCTACAAGGCCCCTGGCGAGAAGCTGGGCATCAGCATCCGCGGGGGCGCCAAGGGCCACGCGGGCAACCCCTGCGACCCCACAGACGAGGGCATCTTCatatccaaggtgaggacctgcCCGGGCCAGCACTGGCCAGCCTgaggccgccgccgccaccagcaACTCTCCCGCCCTGATCTCGCCACAGGTGAGCCCCACGGGTGCTGCTGGCCGTGACGGGCGGCTGTGTGTGGGGCTGAGGCTgctggaggtgaaccagcagagccTGCTGGGCCTGACGCACGCCGAGGCTGTGCAGCTGCTGCGAGGTGTGGGGGACACGCTCACCGTGCTGGTGTGTGATGGCTTCCAGGTGGGCTCTGCCACTGCCCTAGAGGTGAGCACCAGCTGAGGGGCGGGGCTCCGGGAGGGTGCTGGGAGGGCGGGGCTCCGGGAGGGTGCTGGGAGGGCGGGGCTGCGGGAGGGTGCTGGGAGGGCGGGGCTCCGGGAGGGTGCTGGCGGTGGGCGGGGCTGCGGGAGGGTGCTGGCGGGGGCGGGGCTCCGGGAGGGTGCTGGGGGGCGGGGCTCCGGGAGGGTGCTGGCGGTGGGCGGGGCTCCGGGAGGGTGCTGGGAGGGCGGGGCTGCGGGAGGGTGCTGGCGGTGGGCGGGGCTCCGGGAGGGTGCTGGGAGGGCGGGGCTCCGGGAGGGTGCTGGCGGTGGGCGGGGCTCCGGGAGGGTGCTGGCGGTGGGCGGGGCTGCGGGAGGGTGCTGGGAGGGCGGGGCTGCGGGAGGGTGCTGGCGGTGGGCGGGGCTCCGGGAGGGTGCTGGCGGGGGCGGGGCTCCGGGAGGGTGCTGGCGGGGGCGGGGCTCCGGGAGGGTGCTGGGAGGGCGGGGCTGCGGGAGGGTGCTGGCGGTGGGCGGGGCTGCGGGAGGGTGCTGGCGGTGGGCGGGGCTCCGGGAGGGTGCTGGGAGGGCGGGGCTCCGGGAGGGTGCTGGCGGTGGGCGGGGCTGCGGGAGGGTGCTGGGGGGGCGAGGCTCCGGGAGGGTGCTGGCGGTGGGCGGGGCTCCGGGAGGGTGCTGGCGGGGGCGGGGCTCCGGGAGGGTGCTGGGGGGCGGGGCTCCGGGAGGGTGCTGGCGGTGGGCGGGGCTCGGTGGTAGGCCTCAGGTGCTGATGTGGAGGCGGGgctctggggggcagcaggtgcaggctggaCATGCCCCACTTGTGTGTGCGTGGGATCCATCTCTGGGATCAGCATACACTCATCTTGGTCTCACCATTCAGTTTTTTCCTTTGCCTGCTCGAGGGAGCCCCCGTTACTGTCCTGGCGTATGCATGGCCACAGCAGGCCCTTGCCCCGTGCCTGATGTGTGGGCTGAGAGCCTCAGCACGGCAGAGCCGCAGCGGGCTTGCCACTCCACCCTGCCGGGCTGAGGTCACTCCTCCACAGCTCACTCTCTGAGTGTCCTCTTGGACTCCGGACCGCAtctttgtgtctttctgcctcttggGTCCCTTGAAGACCTGGAGGCATGGGGCAGGCTGGCATCCATGCCCGTCTCAGCTTTCAGGGACACTTCTGGCAGGTGCTCTGGGCAGCAGGTAGAGCgctgcctgccctcccctcccacatgggcactggttcaaaagtcactccctgcctgtggcctaggaaggcagtgaggacggcccaaggtcttgggaccctgcatttgcatgggaggcctgcaggaagttcctgacctcggctggcccagctctggccactgtggccatttgggctgtcaaccagcaatggaagatctttcaaataagttttaaaggtctttgaaacaaaatgaaacagctgTTTCTGAACTGTGGGCATTGTGGCTTGCCCTCAGACCCAGGCTGGCGGGCATCTGTCCTCCGAGTAGGAGCAGATATGAGACCAAGTTGTAAAAGGGTTACTTGttacttaaaagacagaattacagagaggagggtagGTCCTTCAATTGGCTGCATCAacccacaagtggctgcagcggggctgggatgcaggcagcaggAGTAGGTGATCTCACAGCCTCCCCTCTGACCTCACGGCCTCTTTCCTGACCTCATGGCCTCCTCTCTGACCTCATGGCCTCCTCTCTGACCTCACGGCCTCCTCTCCTGACCTCACGGCCTCTCTCCTGACCTCACAGCCTCCTCTCCTGACCTCACAGCCTCCTCTCCTGACCTCACGGCCTCCTCTCTTGACCTCACGGCCTCCCCTCTGACCTCACGGCCTCCCCTCTGACCTCACGGCCTCTCCTCTGACCTCACAGCCTCTCTCCTGACCTCACAGCCTCCTCTCCTGACCTCACGGCCTCCCCTCTGACCTCACGGCCTGCCAGCAGAGGCTTCAGGACaggccctcctccccttcctccacctGCCTGACTGTAAGGTGGCCTTTCCCCGGGGGCCTGTGCTGTGGAGTCAGGTCCCTAGGTGCAGCAAGGCCTCATGTCTGCTCCTCTTGGACCTTCTGGTGCATGGTGGCTGAGTCACATAGGATGCAGCCACCTTatttctgctgctggggtgtaaGGCGCATCAAGGTGCTGGCACTCCCTCAGCTCTGAGCGATGCCACACCGTTTTGCACCTCACCTGCTGGGGGTGTGGGGCCAGGGCCCACGTCTCTGCACCCCCAGGGCTGCGGCCACAGCTCTCTGCACGCTCCCTCTCTCAGGTGTCCCCAGGGGTCATTGCCAACCCCTTCGCAGCCAGCCTCGGCCACCGGAACAGCCTGGACAGTGTCTCATCCATCGACCGGGAGCTGAGCCCAGAGGGCGAGGTCAGGCCCTGCAGCCTCTtgggcagggaggaggctgggcagaggacagcagggagccaggtgggacACCCCCAGGCTGGCAGTGCCCGACTTTGCCCTCTGCTCACAGGAGAAGGAACTGCCCATGGCCACCCCACCGTGGGCACCGGAGGCCACAGAGGCCACCGTGAGTGTCCATGCCTTCTCGCCCCCTTTCCCGGGCCCCACGCGGGCCTGACaacaccccttcccacctggccaccCAGACCCACTCGAGAGCAGCTGTGTGAGCAGCTCCTAGAGGGACATGCAGCGAGGGTGGGGACCagcatctggagaccaaggaagGGCAGGCCTGGGATGACACACAGCTCAGGCGCCCACACCTGGccggctcagctctgtcctgaGGGTCCCCATCCTTGTggccctgctgctctgccaggccctggCCTTTGGCTTGGGGGCATCCCTTGGGCTATGGTCAGCTGCCTACCTGGCCCTCACGTCACACCTTGCCCTCCAGGCTCTGTCCGGGACAACTGGTGGGAAGATGGCCGAGGTCCCCTGCTCTCCTACCAGCCCACAGGTAGGAACCCCCATCACAGGCACCCATGGCAGGGGCACTCGGGGTGGGGCCACAGCCTGCGTTCCAGGGCCACTGGCCCTGCCTGACTGGGGCGTCGTGACCCTGTGGCAGCCCTCTGCCTGCTGGGCCGGCACCAACTCCCAGCCTGACCCTCGCCACAAAGACTCACAGTTGCCACCCCACCTGGCtcgctccatctctctctgtctctctctccctctcatcgcTGCCACCCGCACCCCTCTGCAGACCAGGCCTGGGGTGATGAATCCTCTGGCTCCGGCCTGGTCCCGGGGGTCCCCATCGCAGAGGGGCAGCAGCTCTGGCCCTATGAGTGCCCGGGCTACTTGAGGGCTAGAGTGGTGGGGGTCAGGGGCAGCTGGCTGCCAGGGGGCAGCTCCAGTCGGGACAGCTGCCCCGAATGCTCACtccccagcccccctcccccgACGAGCTGCCTGCCAACATCAAGCAAGCATACAGAGCCTTCGCAGCTGTGCCCAGCCCACACCCTCCTGCAGACAGTCCTGCCCAGGTACTGGCCCTTCCTGTGGGGCTTAGCTAGGGGGTGGGCACCTCCCTGGGGGACCCACCGGTGAGGGGATGCCGAGGCTCAGCGCTTGCTCCCCAGTCCCCCACGCAGGGGCCTCTGGCCTCCCCAGAGCAGCTGTCCTTCCGTGAGCGACAGAAGTACTTCGAGCTTGAGGTGCGCATGCCCCAGGC from the Ochotona princeps isolate mOchPri1 unplaced genomic scaffold, mOchPri1.hap1 HAP1_SCAFFOLD_971, whole genome shotgun sequence genome contains:
- the SCRIB gene encoding protein scribble homolog isoform X4, translated to MLKCIPLWRCNRHVESVDKRHCSLQAVPEEIYRYSRSLEELLLDANQLRELPKPFFRLLNLRKLGLSDNEIQRLPPEVANFMQLVELDVSRNDIPEIPESIKFCKALEIADFSGNPLSRLPDGFTQLRSLAHLALNDVSLQALPGDVGNLANLVTLELRENLLKSLPASLSFLVKLEQLDLGGNDLEVLPDTLGALPNLRELWLDRNQLSALPPELGNLRRLVCLDVSENRLQQLPVELGGLALLTDLLLSQNLLQRLPDGIGQLKQLSILKVDQNRLCEVTEAIGDCENLSELILTENLLTALPRSLGRLTKLTNLNVDRNHLESLPPEIGGCVALSVLSLRDNRLAALPPELAHSAELHVLDVAGNQLRSLPLALTQLHLKALWLAENQAQPMLHFQTEEDGQTGEKVLTCYLLPQQPLSGREAPGQCSPSESSGDIPLSRTSVIQFLDAPAGSEDAEEAAAEKRGLQRRATPHPSELKVMKRGIEERRAEVPDRPEPAGQEKRLSTESALSQESGAASSTASEPSAAAPGAQEGTEEYEEPTVRFAEDTLLSGPEDEGPEGQPEAPWPLPGGRQRLIRKDTPHYKKHFRVCALPQPQAVVALLQGAPPEGPGLPSDWHNGPLTAWAPRARAEEEEEEEEGEPSTEEEDKEETTPPVPSVKGVSFDQANNLLIEPARIEEEELTLTIVRQTGGLGISIAGGKGSTPYKGDDEGVFISRVSEEGPAARAGVRVGDKLLEVNGVALQDAEHHEAVEALRGAGAAVRMRVWRERMVEPENAVTVTPLRPEADYSPRERRGSARLSPASPLRQRHAACLVRSDKGLGFSIAGGKGSTPYRAGDGGIFISRIAEGGAAQRAGTLQVGDRVLSINGVDMTEARHDHAVSLLTAASPTIALLLEREAGGPLPPSPPPVTTPAEPAPLPRLAPSLLASALEGPYPVEQEVRLPRAGGLLGLSIVGGSDHSSHPFGVQEPGVFISKVQPRGLAARSGLRVGDRILAVNGQDVREATHQEAVSALLRPCLELTLLVRRDPPPPGMRELRIYKAPGEKLGISIRGGAKGHAGNPCDPTDEGIFISKVSPTGAAGRDGRLCVGLRLLEVNQQSLLGLTHAEAVQLLRGVGDTLTVLVCDGFQVGSATALEVSPGVIANPFAASLGHRNSLDSVSSIDRELSPEGEALSGTTGGKMAEVPCSPTSPQPPSPDELPANIKQAYRAFAAVPSPHPPADSPAQSPTQGPLASPEQLSFRERQKYFELEVRMPQAEGPPKRVSLVGADDLRKMQEEEARKLQHKRAQLLQEEAAGASGLALDGEAPQEEEEQEEQEEEPPWAGPELSGGPSLPSPAVPLGGSVPVRTAKAERRHQERLRMQSPELPAERALSPAERRALEAEKRALWRAARMKSLEQDALRAQMVLSRSQDGRSKRGPLERLAEAPSPAPTPSPTPPEDLGPPSGTSPRRLSPSFTEELRALEPSPSPSTQDEDREVALVLLGRTASAAGPDDVTLCSGRRPVRPGRHGLGPVPS
- the SCRIB gene encoding protein scribble homolog isoform X1; protein product: MLKCIPLWRCNRHVESVDKRHCSLQAVPEEIYRYSRSLEELLLDANQLRELPKPFFRLLNLRKLGLSDNEIQRLPPEVANFMQLVELDVSRNDIPEIPESIKFCKALEIADFSGNPLSRLPDGFTQLRSLAHLALNDVSLQALPGDVGNLANLVTLELRENLLKSLPASLSFLVKLEQLDLGGNDLEVLPDTLGALPNLRELWLDRNQLSALPPELGNLRRLVCLDVSENRLQQLPVELGGLALLTDLLLSQNLLQRLPDGIGQLKQLSILKVDQNRLCEVTEAIGDCENLSELILTENLLTALPRSLGRLTKLTNLNVDRNHLESLPPEIGGCVALSVLSLRDNRLAALPPELAHSAELHVLDVAGNQLRSLPLALTQLHLKALWLAENQAQPMLHFQTEEDGQTGEKVLTCYLLPQQPLSGREAPGQCSPSESSGDIPLSRTSVIQFLDAPAGSEDAEEAAAEKRGLQRRATPHPSELKVMKRGIEERRAEVPDRPEPAGQEKRLSTESALSQESGAASSTASEPSAAAPGAQEGTEEYEEPTVRFAEDTLLSGPEDEGPEGQPEAPWPLPGGRQRLIRKDTPHYKKHFRVCALPQPQAVVALLQGAPPEGPGLPSDWHNGPLTAWAPRARAEEEEEEEEGEPSTEEEDKEETTPPVPSVKGVSFDQANNLLIEPARIEEEELTLTIVRQTGGLGISIAGGKGSTPYKGDDEGVFISRVSEEGPAARAGVRVGDKLLEVNGVALQDAEHHEAVEALRGAGAAVRMRVWRERMVEPENAVTVTPLRPEADYSPRERRGSARLSPASPLRQRHAACLVRSDKGLGFSIAGGKGSTPYRAGDGGIFISRIAEGGAAQRAGTLQVGDRVLSINGVDMTEARHDHAVSLLTAASPTIALLLEREAGGPLPPSPPPVTTPAEPAPLPRLAPSLLASALEGPYPVEQEVRLPRAGGLLGLSIVGGSDHSSHPFGVQEPGVFISKVQPRGLAARSGLRVGDRILAVNGQDVREATHQEAVSALLRPCLELTLLVRRDPPPPGMRELRIYKAPGEKLGISIRGGAKGHAGNPCDPTDEGIFISKVSPTGAAGRDGRLCVGLRLLEVNQQSLLGLTHAEAVQLLRGVGDTLTVLVCDGFQVGSATALEVSPGVIANPFAASLGHRNSLDSVSSIDRELSPEGEALSGTTGGKMAEVPCSPTSPQPPSPDELPANIKQAYRAFAAVPSPHPPADSPAQSPTQGPLASPEQLSFRERQKYFELEVRMPQAEGPPKRVSLVGADDLRKMQEEEARKLQHKRAQLLQEEAAGASGLALDGEAPQEEEEQEEQEEEPPWAGPELSGGPSLPSPAVPLGGSVPVRTAKAERRHQERLRMQSPELPAERALSPAERRALEAEKRALWRAARMKSLEQDALRAQMVLSRSQDGRSKRGPLERLAEAPSPAPTPSPTPPEDLGPPSGTSPRRLSLSGKKFDYRAFAALPSSRPLCDIQSPSFTEELRALEPSPSPSTQDEDREVALVLLGRTASAAGPDDVTLCSGRRPVRPGRHGLGPVPS
- the SCRIB gene encoding protein scribble homolog isoform X2 codes for the protein MLKCIPLWRCNRHVESVDKRHCSLQAVPEEIYRYSRSLEELLLDANQLRELPKPFFRLLNLRKLGLSDNEIQRLPPEVANFMQLVELDVSRNDIPEIPESIKFCKALEIADFSGNPLSRLPDGFTQLRSLAHLALNDVSLQALPGDVGNLANLVTLELRENLLKSLPASLSFLVKLEQLDLGGNDLEVLPDTLGALPNLRELWLDRNQLSALPPELGNLRRLVCLDVSENRLQQLPVELGGLALLTDLLLSQNLLQRLPDGIGQLKQLSILKVDQNRLCEVTEAIGDCENLSELILTENLLTALPRSLGRLTKLTNLNVDRNHLESLPPEIGGCVALSVLSLRDNRLAALPPELAHSAELHVLDVAGNQLRSLPLALTQLHLKALWLAENQAQPMLHFQTEEDGQTGEKVLTCYLLPQQPLSGREAPGQCSPSESSGDIPLSRTSVIQFLDAPAGSEDAEEAAAEKRGLQRRATPHPSELKVMKRGIEERRAEVPDRPEPAGQEKRLSTESALSQESGAASSTASEPSAAAPGAQEGTEEYEEPTVRFAEDTLLSGPEDEGPEGQPEAPWPLPGGRQRLIRKDTPHYKKHFRVCALPQPQAVVALLQGAPPEGPGLPSDWHNGPLTAWAPRARAEEEEEEEEGEPSTEEEDKEETTPPVPSVKGVSFDQANNLLIEPARIEEEELTLTIVRQTGGLGISIAGGKGSTPYKGDDEGVFISRVSEEGPAARAGVRVGDKLLEVNGVALQDAEHHEAVEALRGAGAAVRMRVWRERMVEPENAVTVTPLRPEADYSPRERRGSARLSPASPLRQRHAACLVRSDKGLGFSIAGGKGSTPYRAGDGGIFISRIAEGGAAQRAGTLQVGDRVLSINGVDMTEARHDHAVSLLTAASPTIALLLEREAGGPLPPSPPPVTTPAEPAPLPRLAPSLLASALEGPYPVEEVRLPRAGGLLGLSIVGGSDHSSHPFGVQEPGVFISKVQPRGLAARSGLRVGDRILAVNGQDVREATHQEAVSALLRPCLELTLLVRRDPPPPGMRELRIYKAPGEKLGISIRGGAKGHAGNPCDPTDEGIFISKVSPTGAAGRDGRLCVGLRLLEVNQQSLLGLTHAEAVQLLRGVGDTLTVLVCDGFQVGSATALEVSPGVIANPFAASLGHRNSLDSVSSIDRELSPEGEALSGTTGGKMAEVPCSPTSPQPPSPDELPANIKQAYRAFAAVPSPHPPADSPAQSPTQGPLASPEQLSFRERQKYFELEVRMPQAEGPPKRVSLVGADDLRKMQEEEARKLQHKRAQLLQEEAAGASGLALDGEAPQEEEEQEEQEEEPPWAGPELSGGPSLPSPAVPLGGSVPVRTAKAERRHQERLRMQSPELPAERALSPAERRALEAEKRALWRAARMKSLEQDALRAQMVLSRSQDGRSKRGPLERLAEAPSPAPTPSPTPPEDLGPPSGTSPRRLSLSGKKFDYRAFAALPSSRPLCDIQSPSFTEELRALEPSPSPSTQDEDREVALVLLGRTASAAGPDDVTLCSGRRPVRPGRHGLGPVPS
- the SCRIB gene encoding protein scribble homolog isoform X5; the encoded protein is MLKCIPLWRCNRHVESVDKRHCSLQAVPEEIYRYSRSLEELLLDANQLRELPKPFFRLLNLRKLGLSDNEIQRLPPEVANFMQLVELDVSRNDIPEIPESIKFCKALEIADFSGNPLSRLPDGFTQLRSLAHLALNDVSLQALPGDVGNLANLVTLELRENLLKSLPASLSFLVKLEQLDLGGNDLEVLPDTLGALPNLRELWLDRNQLSALPPELGNLRRLVCLDVSENRLQQLPVELGGLALLTDLLLSQNLLQRLPDGIGQLKQLSILKVDQNRLCEVTEAIGDCENLSELILTENLLTALPRSLGRLTKLTNLNVDRNHLESLPPEIGGCVALSVLSLRDNRLAALPPELAHSAELHVLDVAGNQLRSLPLALTQLHLKALWLAENQAQPMLHFQTEEDGQTGEKVLTCYLLPQQPLSGREAPGQCSPSESSGDIPLSRTSVIQFLDAPAGSEDAEEAAAEKRGLQRRATPHPSELKVMKRGIEERRAEVPDRPEPAGQEKRLSTESALSQESGAASSTASEPSAAAPGAQEGTEEYEEPTVRFAEDTLLSGPEDEGPEGQPEAPWPLPGGRQRLIRKDTPHYKKHFRVCALPQPQAVVALLQGAPPEGPGLPSDWHNGPLTAWAPRARAEEEEEEEEGEPSTEEEDKEETTPPVPSVKGVSFDQANNLLIEPARIEEEELTLTIVRQTGGLGISIAGGKGSTPYKGDDEGVFISRVSEEGPAARAGVRVGDKLLEVNGVALQDAEHHEAVEALRGAGAAVRMRVWRERMVEPENAVTVTPLRPEADYSPRERRGSARLSPASPLRQRHAACLVRSDKGLGFSIAGGKGSTPYRAGDGGIFISRIAEGGAAQRAGTLQVGDRVLSINGVDMTEARHDHAVSLLTAASPTIALLLEREAGGPLPPSPPPVTTPAEPAPLPRLAPSLLASALEGPYPVEEVRLPRAGGLLGLSIVGGSDHSSHPFGVQEPGVFISKVQPRGLAARSGLRVGDRILAVNGQDVREATHQEAVSALLRPCLELTLLVRRDPPPPGMRELRIYKAPGEKLGISIRGGAKGHAGNPCDPTDEGIFISKVSPTGAAGRDGRLCVGLRLLEVNQQSLLGLTHAEAVQLLRGVGDTLTVLVCDGFQVGSATALEVSPGVIANPFAASLGHRNSLDSVSSIDRELSPEGEALSGTTGGKMAEVPCSPTSPQPPSPDELPANIKQAYRAFAAVPSPHPPADSPAQSPTQGPLASPEQLSFRERQKYFELEVRMPQAEGPPKRVSLVGADDLRKMQEEEARKLQHKRAQLLQEEAAGASGLALDGEAPQEEEEQEEQEEEPPWAGPELSGGPSLPSPAVPLGGSVPVRTAKAERRHQERLRMQSPELPAERALSPAERRALEAEKRALWRAARMKSLEQDALRAQMVLSRSQDGRSKRGPLERLAEAPSPAPTPSPTPPEDLGPPSGTSPRRLSPSFTEELRALEPSPSPSTQDEDREVALVLLGRTASAAGPDDVTLCSGRRPVRPGRHGLGPVPS